Below is a genomic region from Anaerolineales bacterium.
GAGGCGACAGATGCTAGATGCGCGCCACTCCGGCCAATGGAATGGTTCATCCAGCTATAAGCGCCGGGTTTTTGGCATCTAATTGTACTTGTTGCCCTCATGTATTCGTGAAAAGCGTTCCAAAACTTCAATTGTAGGCGTCTTGATTTGGTTAATTCTCCAACCGATGTGGAAGTTTGCACTTCTTTCGACCATTCATTAGGTTTGCTCACGATGTTGAATTTTGGCGCCGGGGCAGATTCGCCAATTCTCCATACTTCTATTTCCAATCCAAAGAATACAAATTTATCCTGTGTAATTTCGTTTAGCCAATCCAGCGCAGCTCGATGCTCCTCCGTAAAATGCTCGGCCACCCAAATAACAGCCACCGCCTCCAATCCAGCGGCGTAAGTTAATATTTGTCCGAGGTGGTTGTGGTCTGTTTTCGCGATTTGGTTCTCGATTAGCACCCAGGAACCGTCCACCGTGTTCTTACATAACAGGTCGGCGCGGAAAGGACCCACCTCTTTTTCCTGTTTTTCCAACTCGAGGTCCATGCCCACCGTTTCACCAAGCAGCGCCAGGTTCTCCGGCAACGCCAGCCATGGCGTAAAATCGCCGGCTTCGCTTCTCCATACCTCACGAAGAGTTACTTTTTCAAGCCGTCCCATAGCTGGTTTGGGCATGTTTTCCTCCTGAGAAGACGATCAATCGAGAATACGATGATTATAAATATCCGCTTTCTTTACCTGATACAGCAATAGACGAGCGTTTTCATCCCCCCACCCTCTTATGCGCCGCCTCAATAAATGGTTTGGCGGTTTCCAAATCATCGAGGCTTTTTAGGGTCATTTCAAGATTGCCTGTTCCATAATGCCCGATATTGGTCATATCTCTGGCGATCTTTGGGAGCGGGCCGATTTCTTTTGGGATTAATTTTATCCAAAGGACTGCCTGTTGCTTCATGACCTCCATGCAAACTATATTTTGTGAAATTCTGTAAGCTACATAGTTCTTTTTCGGGAATTCTTCGATTGCGGGATCGATCCCAAGAATGAATTCCTGTACGGCAAGCGCAATTTCCCTGACTTTTTCGGATTTGCCTGTAATATGCTCCTCAAAAGAGTAATTTCCGCTTGCTCTGGTAATCGCCGCCTTCTTCCCCGCCCCCATCTTTCCGTGGGTCTTGGTACCACCGGTTTTCCCTTCCACGCCAGAAGCTTCTTGCGTCTGGATTTTTTCCAAATACAGGCTTTGGTCTTTGTATAACCTGTATGTCCATAATTCAATATTGGCCCCCATAACATTGACGGCATGCAGATCGAATTTCGAGTAGTTGGGGGAAATGCAAATGACCCGAACATCGGACCAGTCAACTTCCAGGTTGTTGCCCAATGATTTTCGTACCGCAACTTCGTAATCGCCCCTGTGATCATGGATCCACGCCAGATAATATAGACTCTGCGTCACCAACTCTCCTGTTTCCTTCTTTTTATATTCAATGATCACCGGATTATTTTCTTCGGAGATCGCGAGGGTATCTATTCTTCCGCCATGCTTGGCGCCGGTCGGTAATTCGGATGCCACGAAGCGGCAATTGAAAACCGTCTCCAGGTTGCGTTCAATTAATGCCTGAAGGTGTTTCTCAGAGGGGAATTTTTGAATTTCAACGATCGCCAGCTTATGGTCTGAGATTTGATAAAGCGGCATATCCCTCCTCGAATTTCTGATATTTTTCCAGCCGGATGTTCAGTATCACACCTCATCCGCATCCACAACCACCGAGAACGGCACGTCCAGCGCCTCGAAATGCTTCTTCCCGCAGCGGATTTTATCCGCTTCGGAGGTGCGCAATTGAAGGAAGTCGCGCGTGCCTTTGGTTTCCTTAACCATGTAGATCGTCTGGTCATTATGTTTCACAATGGCCCAATCGGGATTGTATTTCCCGATCGGGGTGTCGATTTGGAACCAATCCGGCAGTTTGACAAAAAGCTTGATGTCGTCGCGTTCGTCCAATTTCTTGGCGAACTCGCGTTCAACCTCGGATTCATACACCACGTATTCGTAGACCGATTTCTTCACCTGCTCGGCGTTCAGGAAGTTGATCATCTCCTCGTTTTTAAAGAGCATCATTTCCCATTCGGCATCCTTCCCGCCGATCTCCAGCTTTTCGTACTTGATCCCATCCACCAGCAAACGGTGTAATTCGTATTTGATGCAAGCCGCGATGGCATCCATAAATCGCTGCGGATTGTTGAAAAACTCCGCCAGCCGGCCGGATTCCTTCAGGATGCGGACCAGCGTCGCGCGGGTCAGCTCGGTTTCGTTCTGCAGGTAGGCGAGGATATCCGGGATGGGATGGCTTCCGAATTCCGGCCTTTCTTCCGCGACGCTCAGCGCCGTGGCCGCAACGCCCCCTTTGGATACATCGACCTTTCCGGCTGTGACGCGCACGATGGGAATTTCTATCTTTTCCATTTGTTTGATCGCGTCCACCGCCCGGCGGACCAACTCGTCGGTGGAAAACTCAACCCGGAACGTGGTTCTCGGCTTGATCCGGTTCCATAATTCTTGGAACTCAGGTGTTAGCTGGATTTCCTTCCGCAAGTGGTTGGTCCGCTCATCTTTCTCCCTGCGGATGTGGCGCTCCAGCTGATAGGCGGCCAACAGATCCACAACAGCCGGGGCCAGTTCCTGGTGCGCGGGAGGCAGTTCCAGATGGAAATCCGCCCGGCGCGGATCGAAGACCGGCTGGATGTAGCCCTCCGGATTGATTACTTTTTGTTCGACCAGCGCCAATTGGATTTCCTCGGCGGCAATGCGCCCGATCGGCTGTTCCACCCCATCGGCCGCCCGGGTCAGTTTCGCGAATGCCGTCAGCGGTATTTTGCCGAACGTGACGCCGCACTCCTCCTCGTATTCGGTCTGCAGGCCGCGCGCAAAATCCTCGTAGCTTTCGTTGGCGAAGACATACAGTTTGTTGATCGACTCATCCATCACGCGCAGACCCTGCTGGTTGACCGGCAGGCGCAGGCCGCGCCCGATAGTCTGGCGTCGTTCGCGCTCTGAAGCCATCTCACGCAAGTTGCAGATCTGGAACACGTTCGGGTTATCCCAGCCTTCGCGCAAAGCCGAGTGGCTGAATATAAAACGCAGCGGTTCTTCTATAGAAAGCAGTCGTTCCTTGTCCTTCATGATCAGGTTGTACACTTCGTCGTCGGCCTGGGAGTCGCCGCGCGTATCCTTCAACACTCCTTTTTTATCCTGGGCGAAGTAGCCGTTGTGCAATTTTTCGACCGGCTGTTTGAGCCATTCCAGGGATTGGTAGCGCGGGTCTTTGGCAAACTCCGACAGTGTTTCTTCGAAGGTCAGCGCAAATTTTCCCTTCGCCGGCCGGCCGGACTCGTCGTAATCCCGGTAATTCGCCACCCGGTCGATGAAGAACAGGCTGAGGACTTTAATCCCCCGCTCCCGGACCTGCAATTCTTTTTCCAGGTGGCGCTTGACGGTGTGCTTGATCTGGATCCGCCAGACGTCCTCGCGCATCCCGCCGATTTCCTCCCCCAGGCGCATCACCCGGCCGTTGTTGAAACGGATGAATTCGCTTCCCGGTTCGCCGTTTATCTCCGCCACCGAGAAACCGTCCTGGTAGTTCGCCCGCTCGTTGGAAACGGCGAACAGGTCGGTGCCGTCTTTGACGGTGACCGTTTTCTCTTTCGGTCCGCCCTCGCCCTGGACGTGAATCCGAAGTTTGGCCTTGACGCCCTTCTTATAATCGATCCCCACCACCCGGACGAAAGGCTCGTTCGCCCCACCCTCGGCCGCGGCGCCGGCGACTATG
It encodes:
- a CDS encoding DEAD/DEAH box helicase family protein; this translates as MKLQFDPNQPFQLEAIAAMTGLFEGQPQGAPDYSVIRVGDYGQLFAGQARTELGVGNRLLLDEDKLRANARTVQTRNDIDVPDPAAPLEAWELFDPAADAARQCPHFSVEMETGTGKTYVYLRTIFELSSKYGFQKFIIVVPSVAIREGTLKNLEITAEHFKVLYNITPEYFVYDAKKINRLRQFAVGNTLQILIINIDAFRKNFTGTEEEQKSNVIYKESDKLSGRQPIEFVQAARPIVIIDEPQSVDNTDKAQEAIRALNPLCTLRYSATHKNPYNLVYRLDPVRAFELKLVKQIIVAGAAAEGGANEPFVRVVGIDYKKGVKAKLRIHVQGEGGPKEKTVTVKDGTDLFAVSNERANYQDGFSVAEINGEPGSEFIRFNNGRVMRLGEEIGGMREDVWRIQIKHTVKRHLEKELQVRERGIKVLSLFFIDRVANYRDYDESGRPAKGKFALTFEETLSEFAKDPRYQSLEWLKQPVEKLHNGYFAQDKKGVLKDTRGDSQADDEVYNLIMKDKERLLSIEEPLRFIFSHSALREGWDNPNVFQICNLREMASERERRQTIGRGLRLPVNQQGLRVMDESINKLYVFANESYEDFARGLQTEYEEECGVTFGKIPLTAFAKLTRAADGVEQPIGRIAAEEIQLALVEQKVINPEGYIQPVFDPRRADFHLELPPAHQELAPAVVDLLAAYQLERHIRREKDERTNHLRKEIQLTPEFQELWNRIKPRTTFRVEFSTDELVRRAVDAIKQMEKIEIPIVRVTAGKVDVSKGGVAATALSVAEERPEFGSHPIPDILAYLQNETELTRATLVRILKESGRLAEFFNNPQRFMDAIAACIKYELHRLLVDGIKYEKLEIGGKDAEWEMMLFKNEEMINFLNAEQVKKSVYEYVVYESEVEREFAKKLDERDDIKLFVKLPDWFQIDTPIGKYNPDWAIVKHNDQTIYMVKETKGTRDFLQLRTSEADKIRCGKKHFEALDVPFSVVVDADEV
- a CDS encoding DUF4268 domain-containing protein; translated protein: MPKPAMGRLEKVTLREVWRSEAGDFTPWLALPENLALLGETVGMDLELEKQEKEVGPFRADLLCKNTVDGSWVLIENQIAKTDHNHLGQILTYAAGLEAVAVIWVAEHFTEEHRAALDWLNEITQDKFVFFGLEIEVWRIGESAPAPKFNIVSKPNEWSKEVQTSTSVGELTKSRRLQLKFWNAFHEYMRATSTIRCQKPGAYSWMNHSIGRSGAHLASVASLFDSSKKAFGGENRVELYLDGPEAKDWFSRLEKEKTDIEKELGTTLFWHNPADSKMSRIYVRQSANLHDESIWNQQFIWLRENLESFTKVFGPRVKEMDREDQI